The following nucleotide sequence is from Anopheles stephensi strain Indian chromosome 3, UCI_ANSTEP_V1.0, whole genome shotgun sequence.
AAATGGAGCAGCAAAACCCTGGGACGAAATACACGTCTCCTTGCTAGTTTCTAAAGTTCTAACCGATCCTCGGTTATATTAGTTTCTCCGTTTCGTTCTGCAAACTCATCGTCTTTTAGCAGCTGCTGTTCGGGGTTGCTTCTTGCCCCGAAATTTTCCTTTAATTACTActactgtgtgtatgtgtgtgttttcttacCTTCTTAAGCATTATACGTTTAAAACTAGTAACGGTCAGGAAAAGCCTGGTGGTGTACCGCCATGTACTACCTTCGCTCCTGTTGTGATTCTCCGCTTGTTATGCATTCGCAACGCACGTGCGCACCAGTTTCCTGTGTGGATGACGACCGCTGTTCGCTGTTCGCTCTACTTTTTCTGCAATTTGCGGAAAGGTAAAATAAGTCTCATATGTCCGTGGCTCTGCCTGCCCTTTACACCAGCTAAGCTACGACACCGAGCGTCATTCGTCTTTCATTGTCATGCGTGGGGTGGtgattgttttcttctgttgctCTAAAATACCTTACATATGTGCTGGAAACATTTGTCACACCTAAGGGACTCTCGGTAAATGCGCACACTTCTTGCTCGtaaatagagagagaagaagagagagaggcacAGTGCCTATTGCACAAGCTCATCACCATCAATCACACCCGGCACGGTAGTTGGCAACTGGAGCTGGCAACTGATATTCGGTGTTCGGCTTCTTCGTTATCGCTAGTGGCAATGAGGGTTAAAAATGTGTGTCTAACAAAATTATGCTCTGCAGCATCTAACTAATTAGATGCAATTGTGCGTGCGCCGCTTCCATTTTCGAGTACGTATCCTCAAGGGGAAGATACTGAAGGGTACCAGGCAAAACAAGCGGAAACTGGTACGTGCGTGCGCGAGGCTCACGAAGAGACCAGGAAACCGGGTacgaaaaaatgttttttttttcttatgccGCACGCGGATGCACGTGCCTGATGCGCGTTCTTATGATTTCCCTAAAACcctaacacacaaacacacatgctTAATCCTGCACCTCTCGGTACGGCACCTCCGAGGTGATGGTAAAGTTCTGGAAATAGTGGTTCAAAAACTCGAACGTGGGCCGCTTGTCCGGTATCGCGTCCCAGCACTTCAGCATCAGGCTGTAGATGTCGTCCGGCAGGTGGTGCGCCGTCGGTTTGGGCATCCGGTAACCGCGCTCGATCTGCTCGATCACCTCGCGGCTGTGCATGCCCGGGTACGGCACCTGCCCGTACGTGAACAGCTCCATCAGCAGTATACCGTACGACCAGACGTCCGACTTGATCGAGAACTTGCCGTACACGATCGCTTCCGGTGCGGTCCACTTGACCGGGAACCGGGAGCCCTGCTTCGGGCAGTACTCGTCGTCCGCTATCACGCGTGCCAGCCCGAAATCACAGATCTTTGCCACGTTGTTCTCGCCGATCAGCACGTTCCGGGCGGCAAGATCCCGATGGATCAGCTGCTTCAGCTCGAGATACTCCATCCCGGACGCAACCTGGGCCGCGATGTAGATCAGATCCTCGAACTGCAGGAACTGACCGTCGCCGGTGCGCAGAAAGTCGAGCAGGCTGCCCTTGGACATGTACTCCTGCACGATGTAGATCGGTTCCTCTTTGGAGCAGACGGCGTACAGCGCTACCAGCCGGCTGTGGCGGAACTTCTTCATGATGGCCGCCTCCTGCAGGAACGCTTGCGTGGACATGGTACCTTCGCGGAGCGTTTTCACCGCCACCTCGATGTTGTTTCGCCATTTGCCGTAGTACACCTCGCCGAAGTTGCCGTGGCCGAGCTTGCGGATTAGCTGTATCTCGTTGCGATTGATTTCCCACTTGTCGCGCAGTTCCGGCCCAAGGTCCCACACCTGTGGCTGTGGCTTTGGACAGGGACTAGACAGTACGTGGCACAGTCCGAGAGCATTCTCTGCAAGAGTAGAAGGTTTTAGTGACGGAATCCTAGTGTTGGAAAAACGGACGTTCGCCGCCCTAGCCACACTCACTTGAATAGGCCATCACCAGTGCCGGGAGCGATGGGAACGTTTGATTCGTTGCAATATAGTAGCCTCCATTATCCAGTGGTTTGATCTTGTAGTGCTTTACGTGATAGCCTCGACTTTCCTCCCAATCTTTGACCGACAGCGAGAACCCGTTCGGATTGTGCTCGGACGGTCGCACCAGGAAGGTACCGCGCGGGTTTTCATTCGCAAGCAGCAGCTTGTCCGCCTCTTTCCGCGAAACATTTTCAAAGAACCAGCTAAAATGGGGAAGCATAGTTATTAGTCCATCTGGGAAGTCTGGCGAAGGACATGGCGAAGATGCTGCACATACTCTTCACTGTTGACACTGCGATCTTCGGCGACAAAGTTCCATGGAATGAGACCCTCCTGGCGGGTCTTTAGATGTACCACACGCCACCAGTCTGATTCCGTATCGTCCAGCACCTCCATCCGGTCGCCCTTGACGAAGCTGACATCCGTTTCCTCGCGGGCATTGTAGTTGTACAGTGCGACCACTATCCTTCTCGTGTTGTGACCGGGTAGAACTAGAGAGAAATGGACATCACATTAAGACAGGCATAATCTCgggtttatatttatttttccagaATTCGTTCAACCTCAGGGAGGAGATACATTgtctacacaaacacacaatgtACTAATGTTGTTTTGCGCTGCCACTAATAATGAGCTTTCATTATGGCTTGGTACGCACGCAGTAATATCGCATCCAGCCATAGCCAGCATCTGCCTTTAGCTGACCTCTGGAGGTGGTGTATCAAGAACAGAAGTGAGCGATAAGCGTGCTTGTAGTGCTGATCCGTAGCTACCCGCGATTCGGTCCGTAAACACAGCTGATGTAATCAACAGCACGCACACAATCCACAATGGCTCGCACGACTTGCTACACTTCTTGGCAAGACGTTATAGACAGGTCCGTAAAGACCACACAATAGATAAGGACCGTTCGACTTTGATGCACAAACGGGGCACGGATTGTGGCGAGAAGATGGGAGGATGGATCAGACATTTAACGCTCTGGAAATTCCACTTCAAAATAGTGAGGCAAAACATAGGACCAAGGTTTGCTCGGTCGTCACTGTCTAAAGCCGCGTGCGGTTATTGAAAGACGGAAGCTAAGCTAATCAGTCAATCGCGACACTCTACCCAACAATCGAAGCTTAACACAGGAAGCTTCATTAGGGCTGCTAATGAGTGTGGTCAGAGATCCGATATTTTGATATGCAGCAATTTTCAGAATTCACATCCAAAATTTCGAGTTTTACGAAACGAGCTCTCCAATGTTTTATAGCCGGCTCTAGAGGAACTGTTTGCATAAAAAATACTTACGTGGTGTCGTTCGTGGTCGGATGATGTCTACGCCACCCTTCGGGTGTTTTATAAGCTGTCCCCGGTTCGGATCGGGTGTGTACCGGGAATCGATCGAACCGCCATTGTTGTGCTTCGGTCCGGAAAGGTTTGAGTTAAAGCTGCTATCACCCTTCTTGTAGCCGCCGGGATAGGTAAGCGCCAGTTCCTGATCCTGTCGTTTGCTGCAACATTTATTGCCCATCGTTGTTGGTTTTGAAGTGCAGGGAACGAAGAAAACGGCCGAGAACCAGAGAAACAATCTAATACacgcaactgctgctgctgctactcgtCGTTCTCCTGTTTGTCCTTATCGGATAAACCTTCGCACACACGCAAGGTACTGCAAAGGAGACACTAATCTTCCAGCCTTTGGCCCTATCAGCTATCGACGATtctttgtgctgctgctggtggagctgctgctgctgctttggaTGATGCTACTGGTGTTGCTTGATTTCACGTCCGGCTATCGGATCGTGACCACGGGCAGCCCGGTATTGGTGCGAATTGTGCTAAACCCAGTGGCGACAGTGGACAGGATGAGGATGGCGTGGGCAGCGAGCTGACCGAAAATGACGATGACAACAACCGTGCGATGCTCGTTGAAGGAATCCTCATTTGGGGAGATAATCAAACCGGCACTGCGCTTGGGAGGTCAGTTAAAAGTGGAGTTTTGcagcttttttgtgttgtcggtgctgctgcttcctcCGAGAGCTAATGAATGGGTTCTAATTGCTTCGAGCCCGAGAGTACTGAGACGGTGGTGACAACTactttttctgtgtgtgtgtctcctcGTTAAGAGCCTCGCTTCTTCACATGATACAACAGTTCCTCGACTAGATCACTCTGTCAGACGTGCAGGGCAGCAGTGATAGTAGTAATCCTGGTGGTGCTGGTCGGTAACTTTTTTCATTAGCCAACCTTACAAACGCTAAACTTTGAACAAGCAACAACATTTGCTGCCTTCAGGCTAgagcgcgctctctctctctctctgttcttTGCTGGCCGTGGGGAATGTTTTGCTACACGCTTTGCTACGGTCGCTGTGTGTCGGTTAAACACGCCGGAACAGCAATGAATGTCCTTCTCGTCATGCAGCTAGTTCGCTGCAGCTTCCTTTCCTGCTTTCGATGGTGCAAACTTTCCTACACGAGCGGAAGAATTCCCTCGGGAAACTTTGTGCTACAACTATGCAAATCGACGAACGACAAATTGCAACGATTCTTGGACGTCGTcgtggatgctgctgctcgtttCGGTTCCGCGACCAGTGCCGCAATCATAGTGTTCCGGGTGGAAAGTTTTGCTGGGGGCACACGGTTCGCCCTAGAACTTTTGGGATGAGCGAGTACGGTCACTGGCGAAGGACAGCCACCAATTGGCGATGCTGGAGGATTGTCTatagagaaggagagagagagaaaaaagagagcaaACATCACATTTTAGTATAACATTTTGGGATAGTTTGAAAGAAAATTCGTTTGAAAAATTCTTCCCGCTCATTATACATTAAATCATATTCTTTCTTATATAATCCAATATCGTTTAAATGGTATAGACAACGCATTGTAGCTAGAGAGCTCATCACACACCAGCATTCGCGACACCCATCCAATAAAAATGGTAATGCCGTCGGCGGCCGAAACGCCCCCTTCGAAATAAAGTCACGTCTGTATGAAGCCGGCTATCCCAAACATGAATATTTGCGATCGTGGAGACCCTCTGCTGATCGGTGGTGTACAGACACGAAAGTACCAGCGTGCTACGCAGTGACGCGTGCGAAGATATCACGCATCGAGGCTGCAAAATAGCGTGGCTGTTCTTGCACCATAATGTAGCTATTACTTGTGTCTCACGCACATGGACCTTAGTTTCAACGTGCGTCGAAcaaaaccgcaaaaaaaaccgccaAACGGCACCCACAAGCGATACAAACAAACCAGAGTCTGCTACAAAATTCCGTTGTGGAGTATATTAGAAACGGTACACGGACCTCACAAACCAAAACCAGAACATTCCCAGGGTGTTTAAGCATCTAAACAAAGGCGAACCGTGCTTTTAGTCTATAACCGACCCCGTGCGGgatttaaaacacacacacaatgtttTGTGGTTGGCTAGAAAATGGAAGCGGCTCGGAGAATATGCGAATCTAGAATGGCGGTGAATGAACGTAGAAGGGCACAACCTATCTCAAAATAGACCGGGAAGAGataattcaaacaaatgtCCTACAACGTTCCAACCCCAACACAACTGAGAGATCATGAATGAAGCAAAGGACATCAAAAACATTGGAGCGCCACCCTAAACGTTCAGCGTGCGCTTTAACCTtcacacaacgcacacaagCCATATGGTTTTTAATGGTTTCAGTCCCCGAGCGAGGAGGGATTTCCTCGTTGACTGCAGTCTGCTCACAACGTGCAGCACATCTTGCCTCGCATCGTCTGCTGCATTTCTTGTCATTCGATCCGTTTACTGCAGCAACGATGAAGGCCGATTAGGAGATCTCCTCAAACGCCGGGAGGTACCACACATGTGCGTGCATACGGGCGGAGAAATCTTTTCCACTTTCCTCTGGCTGCATACCCAGCGGAGGACACCGACATTAGAGTGCGCAGTACTGCGGCAACCGACCGGCTCTGGCTGCAGGGGTCGGACACACATTTATGCAGTTTAATTATTGATAAATCCAGCAAACAGCACAGTTTCTCTCTTGATGCTATCTTCTCCATGCTGTTATGGGCCGTAAAATGCTCCCTCGTGCTTTGGAAATCGCGGTTTGTGGGGAGGACACATACATTTTTAATCGTACCCTCCTTCGCATAGTAACTTCCAGTGAGTTTGTATTTACGGAAATGGAAGAGCAAAATAATTTGTAGCACGTTTAAAAATTTTATGCGATAAATGCGAGTGGaagtcgcaaaaaaaaatggagaattTGATTTGTTGAACCTAATCGTACTCGTGTACCTGGGCGAAACACTTTTACCCCACCAGGAGTCCTTGAACAACGTCTTAATGATCGTCGTAGTGCCCCCCTGCGGACCTGCTGTGCTGTGGTGTGCTCCAATTACGAAACTCCTTACGGGTATATCCTCAGCTTTTAAAGGTACCTCTTCCTACTTCCTTGGAGAAAATTGCAAGCAAACAATCTCCAATGTCACCCATTTGCGTGTCAGgtcccctcccccccatccGAATGCTTTCGGTGGaacggaataaaaaaaagagcgaTACCTTACCAGCGAAATGACACGCTCCATTACTCGTCATAATTGAATGAGAGCAAATTTCAAGTACCGCTGCAGTATGATGATTCCTTCCGATGACTGTAAGCTGGGGAACTTATCTTTGGTGGAGCAGGACCCGGATGTCTTGCCAAAGTGGGGTAGTAGTTGGAGGTCCATGCCATTTCCGCAGGGCGCGAATAGAATATTCAGCCACGCGTAAATACACGTATATTTTACATTCGACCAGTAAAAgttaattattaaattatacTTTCACGCGGCAGGCACTGCATGCTGCAGACTCTAGAGATTGTGCCTTTTGGACATCTTTGCAATATGACATAGTGTACAAGCGGAGTCCTGAGGCCGGCCTGACGCTTGTTAATTTGGatgatttcgtttcgttgctGTACGCACTGCTGGCGGCGAAAGCGCAATCGAAATGGAAGAATATGCTAATGCAGGAAGAAGCATAAACGAGATAAATTGCTTAATATCGCTGGCGATACTAATAGACCTCATTAGGCTCTATTAAGGTCCCGGTGGAAAgtgattgcaaaaaaaaaatggacatgAAGTTTTATCAAACGAATTCCTTCACTTAttgatgattttaatttttttttgcgccatgTTAGTTTGCAGATGGTTTGAATAAGTACATCATGAGGTCCTTCTGCATTTATACGGTATTCTCTGATATAGACAGCTTCAAAGCATAATACAAAGAAAACTCCGAATATAATCCTCAAAATAATGCTCGAGATAATTTCTTAAATCCTAGGGATAGAAAGCTTTTCGTGGGCTTCTTGTCCGGAAGATAGCCATATTCGTTCACGAGAAACATAGATAATAAATTGCAGGATTCAGCTGAATTTACCGGCGAATGGAATGGAGTGGAAAGCTTGATGAGCTTTTGCAACAGCCATAAAATACACATCAATCATCCCTGCAAAGGGAATTGACTGTAAACTGCACTCTCATCACAGGAAAATGCGAACCTACCGCCGAGTGAAAAGCGATATTTCAATGTCAAATCAAACGattttgctttcaattttGCAAACCAATGCTGCTGCAAAAGAAATGTACCAGTCAGGCCCAGATATCCTTCGGAATGGTAGTTCTCTTTTGCAATGCAACAATGTAGACTTCTGCGCTAAAAGCTCGGCCAGACACAGCCTCGATTCTTCAAAGTGATGAAAGACACACGGAGCCGGATATCGACAAATTGTGTAAACGGAAACGATTGAAGTGTTCCGGTATgcggagggaggggggggggggagtgtgCGTGTAAGACCGGTCCCCAACATTCCGAGAACTTGTTTGTGTTGATTCCGGTACGTTTAGGATTTATTGGTCTAACTATTCTTGGCAACGGCAATAAACAAACTGTTGGGGTGGCCAGCCTTTCGCTCAAAGGCAACAGGTCCAATCGACTAAACCGTCCCAGACAAGCGACTCCAGACCAACCCGAGACAACAGCCCAGAGAGAAATTGACACACCGTACAACTCACCCCCAATTGTCAACCGCCCACCCCCATTCGATAGGATTATGACACCATCGACGATGGaatcaacaaacaaacttccaattagaagcaaaaaaaaaaaccctcccgaaGCAAAAGGTGTGAGGAATGACAAGGtgattataaatattttccctcATTAAGTTCTGCAACCTGTACGTGTGCATACACAAACATAAGCGCGTCCAAAGGATACTATCCTTGCCCCGGGTGTCGTTTGTTTTGGGGCGGAAGTAAgcagggagaagaaaaaaaaaacagaagagaCAGCTCCAAACTTCACCCAACCCCTCCGCACTAATTATCGGTGTGTCAATATCGAAGTTGTGGCGACTCTGGTGGTTGCCGGCAAGCttgacaaacacacactgacgCAACAGATGGCGGAAATTGCACACCAGGACGTAATCATCCCGCCCTGTTGCCCTCTAGCCTTCTGGCGGGGCACGCTTCCTTTCGAGCTCAAGAATTTACAGGATATTGAACATGGCGACGGACGGATGGACCTCGCGATAACGGCACTagtgactgactgactggaaggtagtggtggtggttggcttCGTTTTGGTGCACGCGTTTCAGATAAAATCGCATGAatgattgaatattttaagCGGATTAGGTGGCTCTAGATGGAAGCAGAACGATGAATGAAGCGGATTATCCTAGAGCCTTGCACTCCACACGCCCCGCCGTTAGCGTCTTTTGACGGTGGTGAACGTTATTATTTTCTAAAAACCATAAAAAGGAGGAGGATTATGTTTtccgtgtgcgtttgtttgtttgtttttttgcgaaTCGCTATGCATATTGTATCGGATTTATATACTTGAAAGCGCACGAGgaatttcgatcgattgcaaACAGCCATCATtaagaaaacagaaataaatGAATGTTCGAGGTAACGGATGTAGATATCGGATGTGGTATACAGTTGCGAGCTTCCCCATTAGTAGATATGGATTTTTCGGCTGAAGTCAGGTGAAACTCTGATGGGTAGACGAAGCAACTTTGACGTGCCAGATATGGATCTACACTGTCTTATTAAGTTGGTAAAATGGTGCGTTCATAACATTTCAGGAAGATTACTTTAAAGATCGATATCTGGAAAAGAATCCTTCGAACTTTGTTTAAGATATAGACGACAACTTACTATCCAGCttcaggtaaaatcaagcaacggaaagccaaaaaatggtagcccaagacctctcgagggtTTAGCgccaaaggagaagaagaagatccctCCAAAATTAAATGAAGTAATGAAACCTAAAATATATCTACACAGCTGAAGTTTGAAGGTAGTTAAAGTTGTATACAATATTGGACGAGAAGCTTAATTTTTTTCGATTCTAACCTCAAAACCCTGCCACCTGTTCAGGAGTACTCCACAGACAAAATTTAACCCATGATCCTACATGTATGAAATAGAAACTCTATTCCTTTTGTGATGCAGATACCATCATTGTGCCTTTCGAATATATTTTCTCGCATGTACCACCCACACGTTCCATCGTTTATCAATTCCGATCGTGTGGTGTGGctttggggggggggcatttaaaatattcctcCTCATCTAAATGAGACATCCGAGATGGAAGGTAATTGCGGCGGTACCAGAAATCTGGCGACGAAAATGTATGACAGATGCAAGAAAAATGATCATCTATCTGTGTTAAGAATCCtggcaccatcatcattctcatcctcatcatcaagGTATGTGGGATATTGTCTGGAATACTGATTCTCgtcttattattattttttctcttttttggttggtttcaTACTCATTGCCATTTTTAATGGTCCTTTCGCCAGACGCGATGGTAATTTG
It contains:
- the LOC118509835 gene encoding tyrosine-protein kinase Src64B, whose amino-acid sequence is MGNKCCSKRQDQELALTYPGGYKKGDSSFNSNLSGPKHNNGGSIDSRYTPDPNRGQLIKHPKGGVDIIRPRTTPLLPGHNTRRIVVALYNYNAREETDVSFVKGDRMEVLDDTESDWWRVVHLKTRQEGLIPWNFVAEDRSVNSEDWFFENVSRKEADKLLLANENPRGTFLVRPSEHNPNGFSLSVKDWEESRGYHVKHYKIKPLDNGGYYIATNQTFPSLPALVMAYSKNALGLCHVLSSPCPKPQPQVWDLGPELRDKWEINRNEIQLIRKLGHGNFGEVYYGKWRNNIEVAVKTLREGTMSTQAFLQEAAIMKKFRHSRLVALYAVCSKEEPIYIVQEYMSKGSLLDFLRTGDGQFLQFEDLIYIAAQVASGMEYLELKQLIHRDLAARNVLIGENNVAKICDFGLARVIADDEYCPKQGSRFPVKWTAPEAIVYGKFSIKSDVWSYGILLMELFTYGQVPYPGMHSREVIEQIERGYRMPKPTAHHLPDDIYSLMLKCWDAIPDKRPTFEFLNHYFQNFTITSEVPYREVQD